A region of Actinomycetota bacterium DNA encodes the following proteins:
- the mraY gene encoding phospho-N-acetylmuramoyl-pentapeptide-transferase, translated as MTSILIAAAIGLFVTLLGTPLAIRFFRVHGWGQRIREDGPHTHLEKMGTPTMGGTVIVAGIVAAYLATRVFRGFTWEGLAVLVAPVGFGIVGFVDDYIKVRRRRSLGLSKLGKIAGQAIVAVAFTWIAVALADTSTELSFIRGTGVDLGVLFFLWAFLMLIATTNAVNLTDGLDGLASGSGILVLAAYVFIAFWQFRHPCSSGLPACYPVDLNGALDTAIVAAGGMGAAAGFLWWNAAPARIFMGDTGSLALGGLLGALAIVTNSQILLIILGGLFVLEALSVIIQVVAFRMFHRRVFRMAPIHHHFELLGWPEFTVIVRFWIVNGLAVAFALGLFYADFLARGGIG; from the coding sequence ATGACCTCGATCCTGATCGCGGCGGCGATCGGTCTGTTCGTGACGCTGCTCGGCACGCCGCTCGCGATCCGCTTCTTCCGGGTCCACGGCTGGGGCCAGCGGATCCGGGAGGACGGTCCGCACACGCATCTGGAGAAGATGGGGACCCCCACGATGGGGGGAACGGTGATCGTCGCCGGTATCGTCGCGGCGTACCTGGCGACCCGGGTCTTCCGCGGCTTCACGTGGGAGGGGCTGGCTGTGCTGGTCGCTCCCGTGGGGTTCGGGATCGTGGGGTTCGTCGACGACTACATCAAGGTTCGCCGACGTCGCTCGCTCGGCCTCTCCAAGCTCGGGAAGATCGCCGGGCAGGCGATCGTCGCGGTCGCGTTCACGTGGATCGCGGTCGCCCTCGCCGACACCTCGACGGAGCTGTCGTTCATCCGCGGGACCGGGGTCGACCTCGGCGTCCTGTTCTTCCTGTGGGCCTTCCTGATGCTGATCGCGACGACGAACGCGGTGAACCTGACCGACGGGCTGGACGGGCTCGCCTCCGGATCGGGGATCCTCGTGCTCGCCGCGTACGTCTTCATCGCGTTCTGGCAGTTCCGTCACCCGTGCAGCAGCGGGTTGCCGGCCTGCTACCCCGTCGACCTGAACGGGGCGCTCGACACCGCGATCGTCGCGGCCGGCGGAATGGGTGCAGCCGCCGGGTTCCTCTGGTGGAACGCGGCACCCGCGCGGATCTTCATGGGCGACACCGGCTCGCTCGCCCTCGGAGGCCTGCTCGGGGCGCTCGCGATCGTGACGAACAGTCAGATACTGCTCATCATCTTGGGCGGGCTGTTCGTCCTCGAGGCGTTGTCGGTCATCATCCAGGTCGTCGCCTTCCGGATGTTCCATCGGCGTGTCTTCCGCATGGCGCCGATCCATCACCACTTCGAGTTGCTCGGCTGGCCGGAGTTCACGGTGATCGTGCGCTTCTGGATCGTGAATGGGCTCGCGGTCGCGTTCGCCCTCGGACTGTTCTACGCGGACTTCCTCGCACGCGGGGGGATCGGATGA
- the murF gene encoding UDP-N-acetylmuramoyl-tripeptide--D-alanyl-D-alanine ligase: MKARALSQIAELVHGTLEGPDVMVDAVTTDSRTASEGALFVAIRGETHDGHAFVGAALTGGAAAALVDADPGPIGAGASLVRVADTGRALLDLAAARRGELDARVVGVTGANGKTSTKDFVTAVLATRLRIHASPRSFNTEVGVPLTVLDAPDDTQALVLELGARRRGDVRLLCEIARPDVVIVTNVGVAHMEIFGSWEAIVEASAEPIEALGEAATAILAADDRVVRGFERRTRARVLTFGRAPGADVRAVDVELDRLGRASFTVEAGSDRGRTRLAVPGEHMVQNALAAIAAGRALGIPLADALVALEHAHVSAWRMETFETRDGVVVVNDAYNANPESMAAGLKAARWIAREKRLIAVLGHMAELGPISLEEHERLGDLATRLRVDVLIAVGDGARPIAIAAVREGLEPGDVHVVGSPEEAATLLSGILQPGDVVFLKGSRVAGLERLATALREGVPA; this comes from the coding sequence GTGAAGGCGCGTGCGCTCTCGCAGATCGCGGAGCTCGTCCATGGCACGCTGGAAGGGCCCGACGTCATGGTCGATGCGGTGACGACCGATAGCAGGACGGCCTCGGAAGGGGCGCTCTTCGTCGCGATCCGTGGCGAGACACACGACGGCCATGCGTTCGTCGGTGCCGCCCTCACCGGCGGGGCTGCCGCCGCGCTCGTCGATGCCGACCCGGGGCCGATCGGTGCCGGGGCCTCCCTCGTGCGGGTTGCCGACACGGGGCGGGCGCTGCTCGACCTGGCCGCCGCCCGGCGCGGGGAGCTCGACGCCCGCGTGGTCGGCGTGACGGGTGCGAACGGGAAGACCTCGACGAAGGACTTCGTGACGGCTGTTCTGGCCACGCGGCTGCGCATTCATGCCAGCCCGCGGTCGTTCAACACCGAAGTCGGCGTGCCCCTCACCGTGCTCGACGCCCCGGACGATACCCAGGCGCTCGTCCTGGAGCTGGGCGCGCGACGCCGGGGCGACGTGCGTCTGCTGTGCGAGATCGCCCGTCCCGACGTGGTGATCGTCACGAACGTCGGTGTTGCGCACATGGAGATCTTCGGGTCGTGGGAGGCGATCGTCGAGGCATCGGCCGAACCGATCGAGGCGCTGGGTGAAGCGGCGACCGCGATCCTCGCCGCGGACGATCGGGTCGTACGGGGCTTCGAGAGGCGGACACGCGCCCGCGTGCTGACCTTCGGGCGCGCGCCCGGCGCAGACGTTCGGGCGGTCGATGTTGAACTGGATCGCCTCGGGCGAGCGAGCTTCACGGTCGAGGCGGGGTCCGATCGCGGTCGGACGCGGCTCGCCGTCCCCGGGGAGCACATGGTCCAGAACGCGCTCGCCGCGATCGCAGCCGGGCGGGCCCTCGGGATCCCGCTCGCCGACGCTCTGGTCGCCCTCGAGCATGCGCACGTGTCGGCGTGGCGTATGGAGACGTTCGAAACCCGCGACGGTGTCGTCGTGGTCAACGACGCCTACAACGCCAACCCGGAGTCGATGGCGGCGGGCCTGAAGGCTGCCCGATGGATCGCCCGCGAGAAGCGACTGATCGCCGTCCTCGGGCACATGGCCGAGCTGGGCCCGATCTCCCTCGAGGAGCACGAACGCCTGGGCGACCTCGCCACGCGCTTGCGCGTCGACGTGCTGATCGCCGTCGGCGACGGGGCTCGGCCGATCGCGATAGCGGCCGTCCGCGAAGGTCTGGAGCCCGGCGACGTCCACGTCGTCGGATCACCGGAGGAGGCAGCGACCCTGCTGTCGGGGATCCTGCAACCCGGGGACGTGGTCTTCCTCAAGGGTTCGCGCGTCGCGGGTCTCGAGCGGCTCGCGACCGCGTTGCGCGAGGGGGTGCCTGCATGA
- a CDS encoding UDP-N-acetylmuramoyl-L-alanyl-D-glutamate--2,6-diaminopimelate ligase, whose translation MAAKTPPARPLSDLVARLAAYGGAGHEIRGDAVHVVDVADRSDRVLPGALFFCVPGATADGHAFAPEAVARGASSLVVERWLEDLPVTQVLVGSVRAAMGPMSAAFFGSPSARISLVGITGTNGKTTTTYLLESIFATAGRIAGLIGTTGARVAGAPVRFERTTPEAPALQRVLWEMAETGVNAAAMEVSSHGLEQHRVDGTRFAIAVFTNLSQDHLDYHGSMESYFTAKARLFTPSFADRAAIDVDDPYGRRLVETSVPARTFGTIEEAELRATDIRVEVGGIRFRVDGIDMHSPLRGAFNVGNCLAAIAAARELGIDDAAIARGIATMPGVPGRVDPVDEGQDFLVLVDYAHTPDGVENVLRAARSLADGRVVIVVGCGGDRDREKRPLMGRAATSLADLTILTSDNPRSEDPLAILAEIEPGAKAGGGAYEVEPDRRAAIRRAVRSASTGDVLVVAGKGHETGQEFADRTVPFDDRSVAAEELRARLDPRGEPR comes from the coding sequence GTGGCTGCGAAGACCCCCCCTGCCCGGCCCCTCAGTGATCTGGTTGCCCGTCTCGCCGCGTACGGAGGCGCCGGGCACGAGATCCGCGGCGATGCCGTCCACGTCGTCGATGTCGCCGACCGATCCGACCGCGTCCTGCCCGGCGCGCTGTTCTTCTGCGTTCCGGGCGCGACGGCCGACGGCCACGCGTTCGCGCCGGAGGCCGTGGCGCGCGGGGCGTCGAGCCTCGTCGTGGAGCGGTGGCTCGAGGACCTTCCCGTGACCCAGGTTCTCGTCGGATCGGTCCGCGCCGCGATGGGCCCGATGTCGGCTGCGTTCTTCGGGTCGCCCTCGGCACGGATCTCGCTCGTCGGCATCACCGGGACGAACGGCAAGACGACGACCACCTACCTGCTGGAATCGATCTTCGCGACCGCCGGACGCATCGCCGGATTGATCGGGACCACCGGCGCCCGCGTGGCGGGAGCCCCGGTTCGGTTCGAGCGCACGACCCCCGAGGCGCCGGCGCTGCAGCGGGTGCTGTGGGAGATGGCCGAAACGGGCGTCAACGCGGCCGCGATGGAGGTCTCATCCCACGGCCTCGAGCAGCATCGGGTGGACGGCACACGCTTCGCGATCGCCGTATTCACGAACCTCAGCCAAGACCATCTCGACTACCACGGATCGATGGAGTCCTACTTCACGGCGAAGGCCCGGCTGTTCACGCCGTCGTTCGCCGACCGGGCCGCGATCGATGTCGACGATCCGTACGGGCGGCGCCTGGTGGAGACCTCGGTCCCCGCACGAACCTTCGGCACGATCGAGGAGGCGGAGCTGCGAGCGACCGACATCCGAGTGGAAGTCGGTGGCATCCGGTTCCGGGTGGACGGGATCGACATGCATTCACCGCTGCGCGGCGCCTTCAACGTCGGGAACTGCCTCGCGGCGATCGCCGCGGCGCGGGAGTTGGGGATCGACGACGCCGCGATCGCGCGCGGCATCGCGACGATGCCCGGTGTTCCGGGTCGGGTCGACCCGGTCGACGAAGGGCAGGACTTCCTCGTGCTCGTCGACTACGCGCACACACCCGATGGCGTCGAGAACGTCCTGCGGGCGGCGCGTTCGCTCGCCGACGGCCGCGTCGTGATCGTCGTGGGGTGCGGCGGGGACCGAGACCGTGAGAAGCGCCCCCTGATGGGTCGCGCGGCGACGAGCCTGGCCGACCTGACGATCCTCACCAGCGACAACCCCCGATCTGAGGACCCTCTCGCGATCCTGGCGGAGATCGAACCCGGTGCGAAGGCCGGGGGAGGCGCGTACGAGGTGGAGCCCGACCGACGCGCGGCGATCCGGCGCGCCGTTCGCTCTGCATCCACCGGAGATGTCCTCGTGGTCGCGGGCAAGGGACACGAGACCGGCCAGGAATTCGCCGACCGAACCGTTCCGTTCGACGATCGATCGGTCGCCGCCGAAGAGCTCCGCGCGCGCCTCGACCCTCGGGGAGAGCCGAGGTGA